Within the Alphaproteobacteria bacterium genome, the region CTATATCATCAGTTGTAAATCTTGTTGGCTCATCAGGCCATAGTAAAAACTCTGATGTATCAACTTTTTCTTTTGAAACAAGAACTTGTTTTTCAATTTTTTCTTCTATATCTTCTTCTGCATCAATATAGTCAAATACATTAGTTGAAAAATCTTCAGGAGTATGAGTTTCTATCATATTTTCTTCTGGAGAAATATCTATAGAAAAATCATCATTACTAATGTTATCAACTGGTTCTGTCATATTCAGAGTTTCCATAAAACATCTACCTCTCTGTAGGCTCCCAACTTTCGATTGACTTATTAAGAGCAGGAATATTAGTGATTATAATAGTTTTATCATCAATTCTTATTTCATTACCATTACCTGTAACACCCCTATTCTCTTTTACTGCATAAGGCTGAGAAATCATTTTTTGAGCAAGTAGCTTCTTATATCTAATCATACCTGTATAATCAGAAACCAACTTTGCTAAACTATCTGCAAATATATCATTTGCTTGCTCTACTCCACTTTTCCAACCAGCTTTTACATATTTAGCCCAATTAGATATTTCTTCTTTATCTTTAGGCTTTAATGCTCTATCTGGCTCTGCAGGGTTTTCTAAATCTAGAGGATCAACTAAATAGTTTCTCCAGTTTCTAGGAGTTGTAACTAACTTAACATTTTCTCCTATAGAATATATTTTTGAAGTCATAGATGCTGTCATACCATCTTCTCCAAGAAGGAAAGATCCATCGCTCTCACTTATGATTGGAGGTTCTATTAGAGTTCCATAATGAGTTGGTATCATTAACCTAGAAAAATTAAAAATATTATCTAAAACTATTTCTTTTTTATTTAGGATATTGTATATCTCCCAGTTTCTGTGAACTAAGCCACTAAGAGCACCATAAGATAAAGCCATTTCTTTTAAAGCTTCTTCTCTCATTTGTAAACCAGCCTCTGTAGTTTCTGCAACACCACCTTTAGCACTGATACCCAACACATCATCTAAAGTATTAGGTTCTTTCACTTCATAACTAGAAGCAAAACCTTTAGAAGAAATTAACAAACAACAAATTATTAATAAAGCCGTCTTAGAATGTTTCTTGAATTTCAACATAGTGAACCTCTAAATTTCTGTTTTCTGTATCAACTACTAAGTTAGCTCTTGAACCAGCTTGTAAACCAACATTTCTAAGAATATCGATTATAGGAGCATCGACTGCATCAATTTGTACAAGTATTGGTGTAGAGTAAGGTTTACCCATTTCAACCACATCATACATAGCTCTATCAGCTATTTTTTGGACTATTTGCTTAATAGGTCCGTTCCAATTAATTGACATTTTTTGTCTTAATAATCTTGGAATATTATTCATAACTGGAGCACTAGTTGTTGGAGTTCTCATTTTCTCAACTTCTGCTAGTTCTACAATAGCATCACTTGCTTTTTTTGCAGCCACCGCCAATTGAACAGACACATTATCATTTTCTACATATGCCACTTGATTTTTTTTATTATATGAAGGCATCATTGAGCAACTAGCCAAAGCTATAGTACTTATCAAAATAACTATTTTTTTCATTTAAAATTCTCCTGATGATTGATTTTAAGTTAACTATAAAATATTTATTATATAAATACAACAATAAAAAATAAAAATCAATCATTAATTATAAATGATATAATTTAGAAAGAAATACTTTTAATAAATCTCCAAAACAAGTTTGGCTCTACAATATTTCTTGCTTCAGCATTTTTATATGCTCTTTCATTATAATTCTTCCATATCTTTGCAGGAAAAGAGCCTCCTGTTACATTATTAGTAGGAGTAGCATTATCATTACCCAACCAAATACCTGTTACAAGTTTATCGTTATAACCAATAAACCAAGCATCTCTATATTTCTGAGTAGTCCCTGTTTTACCATAAGAAACTATCTTTTTAACCTTTGATTTTTTACCACTACCATTATCAACAACCTCTCTTAACATTCTGTTTATATGTTTCAAATGCTTACTTTTTAAAACCTGCTCTTTTATTATTTCGTGTTTATATAAGACATCTCCATCTTTATTAACTATTTCTCTAATTAAATATGGTGTAGTTTTATAACCTTCATTTGACATAATTACATAAGCATTTACGAGCTCAAGCAGAGATAAAGAATTTGTCCCCAGAGCAGTTGTTAAGTTGCTTTCTATTTTCGATGTAATACCCAGCTTTTTAGCCATTTTCAAAACATTATCTCGACCATATTTTTGCATAACTTTTATTGCAGGAATATTATAAGATTTAGCAAAAGCTTTCATTGCCGATATTTTTCCATGAAACTTATAATCAAAGTTATTAGGCTCCCAGCTTCCTATTTTTAGAGGAGCATCATCTATCTCTGTATAAGGAGTTAAACCTTTTTCAATAGCCGACAAGTAAACTACAGGCTTAAAAGCAGAGCCTGTTTGTCTCTTAGTTTGATACACCCTATTTAATTGAGATTCATAATAATCAAAGCCTCCCAACATAGCAACAATACTTCCATCCTTTTGCATAGAAACAAATGCTACTTGGTTTGCTTGTTTATTTTTGATGTCTTGCTCATATTTACTTACACTTTGTTCTGCAATTTTCTGCAAATTCATATCATAAGTTGTTTTAACAATTATGTCTTGCTTAACATCTCCTAAATATTTATACATTCTATCACTAGCCATATCTGTAAAATATCTATAGTTATCTACATCTCTATTTGATCTATGATTTTTAACAGTTACATTCTTCTCAAAATTTATCTCTGGTATAGAGAAACCGTTATCTCTCATAGTAGATGCTACGACCAAAGCTCTTTTAAAAGCTTTCTCTTTATGATATTTAGGACTATAAGAAGACGGTGCTTTCAATAAACCTGCCAATATTATTGCTTCTTCAAAGTTTATATCATAAATGTGTTTACCAAAGTAATCCATAGATGCAGATTCAACACCATAATTACCAGCTCCTAAATAAACATTATTTAAATAAGACTCTAGTATTTCTTCTTTAGAATATTGAGTCTCTATATAAAGAGCTAAAATCATCTCCTGAATTTTTCTATTTATACTTTTTTGATTTGTTAAGAACAAGTTTTTTGCCAATTGCTGAGTTATTGTTGAACCGCCCTGAGCAAATCTCATTTTTGATAAATTAACGGCCATAGCTCTCATAAACCCAATGATATCAAAACCATTATGAGAGAAAAACTTTCTATCCTCTGTAGAAACAACAGCATTAATTAAATCATTAGGTATATTTTCTATTATAACATGATCATAAGAGTCTCCATATTTTACAATCTGCTTTCCAGTAGTATCTAAAAATGTAATTGTTGGTCTTAAACCTTGCCTATTTTTTATTTGCTTAACATCTGGTAAACTTAAAGATAAATATATTACATAAAAAATTAAAGATATACTTAGCCATATCATAGCGATAAAGCCCACTCTTAGAAACAACTTCATAAAAGAGTCATTAGATTTCTTCTTCTTTTTGATATTCTTTTTTCTTTTTTTAGCTTGTTTTACCATAATTTAACCTTTTAATAAAAGTATGGTGGGTGTAACAGGACTTGAACCTGTGACCTTTACGATGTCAACGTAACGCTCTAGCCAGCTGAGCTATACACCCATATAGGTTAATAATAAAATGATATTTAACACATTTATATGAATATATCAAGATAATTTTTTTAGATAAACACTTTAAATTTTAGTCAAATAGTGTTATATAAATTTTATGGCATCAAATAGTCAAGTACCTTCAATATATAATTTATCTCCTGAAGGCAACCTTTCTAGGTATTTAAAAGAGATAAATAAGTTTCCAGTTCTTACCTCTAATGAAGAGTATGAGCTTGCCACTTCTTGGCAAGAAGAACAAAACTTAGAAGCAGCTCACCAGTTGGTTACATCTCATTTGAGATTAGTAGCAAAAATAGCTAGTGGCTATTCTGGCTATGGTCTTCCAATGGGAGAAATAATATCAGAAGGAAATATTGGACTAATGAAGTCTGTAAAAAAATTCCAACCTGAGAAAGGCTTTAGACTTG harbors:
- a CDS encoding type IV secretion system DotC family protein gives rise to the protein MLKFKKHSKTALLIICCLLISSKGFASSYEVKEPNTLDDVLGISAKGGVAETTEAGLQMREEALKEMALSYGALSGLVHRNWEIYNILNKKEIVLDNIFNFSRLMIPTHYGTLIEPPIISESDGSFLLGEDGMTASMTSKIYSIGENVKLVTTPRNWRNYLVDPLDLENPAEPDRALKPKDKEEISNWAKYVKAGWKSGVEQANDIFADSLAKLVSDYTGMIRYKKLLAQKMISQPYAVKENRGVTGNGNEIRIDDKTIIITNIPALNKSIESWEPTER
- a CDS encoding DotD/TraH family lipoprotein (Members of this family include DotD of type IVB secretion systems and TraH of plasmid conjugative plasmid systems, both lipoproteins.) encodes the protein MKKIVILISTIALASCSMMPSYNKKNQVAYVENDNVSVQLAVAAKKASDAIVELAEVEKMRTPTTSAPVMNNIPRLLRQKMSINWNGPIKQIVQKIADRAMYDVVEMGKPYSTPILVQIDAVDAPIIDILRNVGLQAGSRANLVVDTENRNLEVHYVEIQETF
- a CDS encoding PBP1A family penicillin-binding protein codes for the protein MVKQAKKRKKNIKKKKKSNDSFMKLFLRVGFIAMIWLSISLIFYVIYLSLSLPDVKQIKNRQGLRPTITFLDTTGKQIVKYGDSYDHVIIENIPNDLINAVVSTEDRKFFSHNGFDIIGFMRAMAVNLSKMRFAQGGSTITQQLAKNLFLTNQKSINRKIQEMILALYIETQYSKEEILESYLNNVYLGAGNYGVESASMDYFGKHIYDINFEEAIILAGLLKAPSSYSPKYHKEKAFKRALVVASTMRDNGFSIPEINFEKNVTVKNHRSNRDVDNYRYFTDMASDRMYKYLGDVKQDIIVKTTYDMNLQKIAEQSVSKYEQDIKNKQANQVAFVSMQKDGSIVAMLGGFDYYESQLNRVYQTKRQTGSAFKPVVYLSAIEKGLTPYTEIDDAPLKIGSWEPNNFDYKFHGKISAMKAFAKSYNIPAIKVMQKYGRDNVLKMAKKLGITSKIESNLTTALGTNSLSLLELVNAYVIMSNEGYKTTPYLIREIVNKDGDVLYKHEIIKEQVLKSKHLKHINRMLREVVDNGSGKKSKVKKIVSYGKTGTTQKYRDAWFIGYNDKLVTGIWLGNDNATPTNNVTGGSFPAKIWKNYNERAYKNAEARNIVEPNLFWRFIKSISF